The Lucilia cuprina isolate Lc7/37 chromosome 5, ASM2204524v1, whole genome shotgun sequence genome includes a window with the following:
- the LOC111676618 gene encoding cell cycle checkpoint control protein RAD9A — protein sequence MKCSLEGMNAKAIAKSIQSLAKIGSDLCVEADENGLQFRTFNPSKSAMATIRFQRIFFETYSLEESGVNYCKVCMKAILAVFKNMRHVERCEIRLLADQLKLQVQFKCSLETMKNALISVVDDEILTTNVSQDEAINVIVGSYKIFNDISSNFNATESEITLESMGNCLTAKNYIEGARVNDKFMRSQLKLSPSEFETYSIQEESAITFSLKEFRAFLAFAETINENITLNFSQEGSPLFVTMKKTDYIECSLVMTTVLPEDVSFYEECLETEVSEPAHNTTRKSNTSKTHKRKHSNSNVNSTSAAAAKKRLSEETTLSNDTTIFDFDGDNNHTSLHSIQAARNLTQRDHDMLDDNDILLAAAALDTPDLSFQDNKSEDRDNEEEEEDETIPQSPQREHVPKIRTIFARCFEATYIPKEPSPNSEVFVPNSDTED from the exons atgaagTGTTCCTTGGAGGGTATGAACGCCAAAG CCATAGCTAAATCCATACAATCATTAGCCAAGATTGGCAGTGATTTATGTGTAGAGGCcgatgaaaatggtttacaaTTTCGCACCTTTAATCCATCAAAATCCGCCATGGCTACCATACGTTTCCAGCGTATATTTTTCGAAACCTATAGTCTCGAAGAGTCGGGAGTGAATTATTGTAAAGTGTGTATGAAGGCAATATTGgcggtatttaaaaatatgcgtCATGTGGAACGTTGTGAAATACGTTTGTTGGCGGATCAATTGAAATTGCAGGTACAATTTAAATGTAGTTTAGAGACCATGAAAAATGCATTGATTTCGGTGGTTGATGATGAGATTTTAACCACAAATGTTTCTCAGGACGAGGCCATAAATGT aattgtgGGTTCATATAAGATTTTCAATGATATATCGAGTAATTTTAATGCCACAGAATCGGAGATAACTTTGGAAAGTATGGGTAATTGTTTAACGGCCAAAAACTATATAGAAGGAGCCAGAGTTAATGATAAATTTATGAGATCTCAATtaaaattaag TCCCAGTGAATTTGAAACATACAGCATACAGGAAGAATCTGCCATTACTTTTTCCCTTAAAGAATTTCGAGCATTTTTGGCTTTTGCTGAAACTATCAATGAAAATATTACCTTAAATTTTAGTCAAGAAGGTTCTCCTTTATTTGTAACAATGAAAAAAACTGATTATATAGAATGTTCCCTAGTAATGACCACAGTTTTGCCCGAAGATGTTAGCTTTTATGAAGAATGTTTAGAAACGGAAGTTAGCGAACCCGCCCATAATACCACCCGCAAAAGTAACACCTCCAAAACCCATAAACGGAAACATAGTAATTCTAATGTTAATAGCACTTCAGCTGCAGCGGCTAAGAAAAGGTTGTCGGAAGAAACCACTCTGAGTAATGATACAACAATATTTGATTTTGATGGGGATAATAATCATACGAGCCTACATTCGATACAAGCCGCCAGAAATTTGACACAAAGAGATCATGATATGTTAGATGATAATGATATACTATTGGCAGCTGCGGCATTAGATACACCCGACTTATCATTTCAGGATAATAAGAGTGAGGACAGGGATAATGAGGAGGAGGAGGAAGACGAAACAATACCCCAGTCACCCCAGCGGGAGCATGTACCAAAAATACGTACCATATTTGCTCGATGTTTCGAGGCCACCTATATACCCAAAGAACCTTCACCGAATAGTGAAGTTTTTGTACCCAATTCGGATACAGAAgattaa
- the LOC111676619 gene encoding biogenesis of lysosome-related organelles complex 1 subunit 3 — MNEVVRGEASESEDETMDLNLSRKRILAAEVSGEASESDEDVYDKSLDASSLESKSNVDSLYNNNLLQRKLIENNLSIWRSLNMFVKSLVTSSSKQLLNTDQMLIKSQTSMQSVLLTLSQTQVNMKQLYQKTDAVFTTNFIPNINVKTNKT, encoded by the exons ATGAATGAAGTTGTGCGTGGTGAAGCCTCAGAATCGGAAGATGAAACTATGGACTTAAATCTAAGCCGAAAG AGAATTTTGGCTGCAGAAGTATCCGGAGAAGCTTCAGAATCTGATGAAG ATGTTTATGACAAAAGTTTAGATGCCAGCAGCTTGGAGTCTAAAAGTAATGTAGATTCTTTgtataacaacaatttattgcaaagaaaattaa ttgaaaataatttGTCAATTTGGCGCagtttaaatatgtttgttaaaagTCTTGTTACCTCGTCCTCGAAACAATTGTTAAACACCGatcaaatgttaattaaatCTCAAACGTCCATGCAATCTGTTTTGCTTACACTCAGTCAAACACAGGTGAATATGAAACAATTGTATCAAAAAACTGATGCTGTATTTACCACAAACTTTATTCCAAATATTAATGTGAAAACGAACAAaacttaa
- the LOC111676646 gene encoding aldo-keto reductase family 1 member B1-like gives MLKSLLKNSFTNNFGKIVLLAKRHHCELPAIVMNNGNEMPIIGFGTWSSSNDFAVLEKVEQQGQKKPKQNSNNNEESEKVAKAVGIAIDAGYRHIDCAHLYKNEKEIGQILKKKIESGVVKRENLFITSKLWNTYHNPDTVCCACQQTLEDLGLEYLDMYLMHTPMGFQTGEELFPICQGELLYSDDDFLNTWQAMEDLVESKLCKNIGISNFNKKQIKRLLKNCNIRPQTLQIEIHPYLTQKELVNYAKCQDICITAYAPVGSPKRPWAKNPEKERILLKDYKISQLSEKHKRTPAQILLRYQIQCGHAVIPKSMDKKHIAENIDIFDFELSAEDVLNIDSLNHNLRYFQFSGASGHPYHPFEQSNETQKC, from the exons atgttgaaatctttattgaaaaatagttttacaaataatttcggAAAAATTGTACTCCTAGC caAACGTCATCATTGTGAATTGCCGGCAATTGTTATGAATAATGGCAATGAAATGCCCATAATTGGTTTTGGAACATGGAGT AGCTCCAATGATTTCgcagttttagaaaaagttgaaCAGCAAGGTCAAAAG aAACCCAAACAAAATAGCAATAATAATGAGGAGTCCGAAAAAGTAGCTAAAGCAGTGGGTATAGCTATAGATGCCGGTTATCGTCATATAGACTGTGctcatttgtataaaaatgaaaaggaGATAgggcaaattttaaaaaagaaaattgaaagcGGAGTGGTCAAAAG agaaaatttatttataaccaGCAAATTATGGAATACTTACCATAATCCCGACACTGTCTGCTGCGCTTGCCAACAAACTTTGGAAGATTTGGGTCTTGAATATTTGGATATGTATTTAATGCATACACCTATGGGATTTCAAACAGGTGAAGAACTTTTTCCCATATGTCAGGGTGAGTTGTTATATAGTGATGATGATTTTCTCAACACTTGGCAAGCTATGGAGGATTTGGTGGAAAGTAAATTATGTAAGAATATTGGTATATCCAATTTCAATAAGAAACAAATCAAAAGATTACTTAAGAACTGTAATATAAGACCACAAACATTACAAATCGAAATACATCCTTATCTGACTCAAAAGGAATTAGTTAATTATGCTAAATGTCAAGATATTTGTATTACCGCTTATGCACCGGTGGGCTCACCCAAAAGACCTTGGGCTAAAAATCCCGAAAAGGAAAGAATACTTTTAAAAGATTATAAG attTCACAATTATCGGAAAAACATAAACGTACTCCGGCGCAAATTTTATTGCGCTATCAAATACAATGCGGTCATGCTGTTATACCCAAGTCTATGGATAAAAAACATATTGCagaaaatattgatatattCGATTTTGAATTGTCTGCCGAAGATGTTTTAAATATCGATAGTTTAAATCATAATTTGcgttattttcaattttcagg AGCTTCTGGCCATCCTTATCATCCATTTGAGCAATCCAATGAGACCCAGAAATGTTaa